In Drosophila ananassae strain 14024-0371.13 chromosome 4 unlocalized genomic scaffold, ASM1763931v2 tig00000071, whole genome shotgun sequence, a genomic segment contains:
- the LOC116655206 gene encoding GATA zinc finger domain-containing protein 4-like has protein sequence MEWNKLYTELSNIKTNFDRSYKSLTQNRPIQTNTVRKHVEILVECFNEARMLIHKHRERLNQDHWSQVSKLLIRLRSNLIFVKQKYSLEISIPTVLNTPIAVDTAPDSESTEANESESEEIPKVNLKIEDEDLNNLTIPAVYTDLDNSADSDTSSVIENKIINFVTMAQSNIDFINTASKLIPVFDGKAENLTSFIDALQIIESIKGEHEELAVSIIKTKLKGVARNLIGNETTITEVISKLIGNVKGETVEVLSAKLMNLQQRNKTANQYTQEIEQMTKALEGAFITDGLPLELARSYSTQHAVKAMTKNCTIDKVKLIMQAGTFSTMNDAVSKFVNSCTEATGQSNTVLYFKNYPQRGSYRGRGNYRGNSRGNYNNYNNNYQNNNNNYNNQNNRGGRGQYRGNYRGGGNSYQGPNGNNQSNVRIAQNTDQNTSGNSQSPLNTQ, from the coding sequence ATGGAATGGAACAAATTATACACAGAATTATCAaacattaaaactaattttgacAGATCATATAAGTCACTAACCCAGAATAGACCTATCCAAACGAACACTGTTAGGAAGCATGTTGAAATATTAGTagaatgctttaatgaagcacgAATGCTAATACATAAACACAGGGAAAGGTTAAATCAAGATCATTGGTCGCAGGTATCGAAACTTTTGATCCGACTACgatctaatttaatatttgttaaacaaaagtaCAGTTTAGAAATATCGATACCAACCGTTCTAAACACCCCAATAGCAGTTGACACTGCACCTGACTCAGAATCAACAGAAGCGAATGAATCAGAGTCAGAAGAGATTCCCAAAGTAAACCTCAAAATAGAGGATGAAGATTTGAATAATCTTACTATTCCAGCGGTATACACTGATCTGGACAATTCAGCAGATTCAGATACCTCTAGtgtaatagaaaacaaaataattaactttgtaacaatggcacaatcaaatattgattttattaatacagcATCCAAGCTTATACCAGTTTTTGATGGTAAGGCTGAAAATTTAACGAGTTTCATTGATGCTTTACAAATAATAGAATCGATAAAAGGCGAGCACGAAGAATTAGCTGTCtccataataaaaacaaagctaaaaggTGTCGCCAGAAATCTAATCGGTAATGAGACAACAATTACTGAAGTGATTTCTAAACTAATAGGCAACGTCAAGGGCGAAACTGTAGAAGTATTATCAGCAAAGCTGATGAACCTACAGCAGCGCAATAAAACTGCTAACCAATATACCCAAGAAATTGAGCAGATGACGAAAGCATTAGAAGGTGCATTTATAACGGATGGTTTACCTTTAGAGCTAGCCAGAAGTTATTCCACGCAGCATGCGGTCAAagcaatgactaaaaattgcacaatcgATAAGGTGAAACTTATCATGCAAGCTGGCACCTTTAGTACTATGAACGATGCTGTTTCCAAATTTGTCAATAGTTGCACCGAAGCAACTGGACAGTCAAATACTGTCCTATATTTCAAGAATTATCCACAGCGCGGCTCATATCGCGGACGTGGAAATTATAGAGGTAATTCTCGTGGTAAttacaataactacaacaacaattaccaaaataacaacaataactacaacaaccaaAACAACAGGGGAGGACGAGGCCAATATAGAGGAAACTATAGAGGCGGTGGAAACTCGTACCAAGGCCCCAATGGCAATAATCAAAGCAATGTCAGAATTGCACAAAATACTGACCAAAACACTTCGGGAAACTCCCAAAGCCCTTTAAATACTCAATAG